Proteins encoded in a region of the Shewanella polaris genome:
- the lpdA gene encoding dihydrolipoyl dehydrogenase, whose amino-acid sequence MSNEIKTQVVVLGSGPAGYSAAFRAADLGLDAIIVERFSTLGGVCLNVGCIPSKALLHIAKVIEEAKSAASHGVVFGEPTIDLEKLRGFKDKVVGQLTGGLGGMSKMRKVNVVNGFGKFTGPNSLEVTAEDGTVTVVQFEQAIIAAGSRPIKLPFIPHDDPRIWDSTDALELKEVPGKLLVMGGGIIGLEMGTVYSSLGSEIDVVEMFDQVIPAADKDVVRVFTKQIKKKFNLILETKVTAVEAKEDGIYVTMEGKKAPAEPVRYDAVLVAIGRSPNGKLIAAEKAGVNVDERGFINVDKQLRTNVPHIYAIGDIVGQPMLAHKGVHEGHVAAEVIAGMKHYFDPKVIPSIAYTDPEVAWVGLTEKEAKEQGIAFETSTFPWAASGRAIASDCSEGMTKLIFDKETHRIIGGAVVGVNGGELLGEIGLAIEMGCDAEDLALTIHAHPTLHESVGLAAEMYEGSITDLPNPKAVKKK is encoded by the coding sequence ATGAGTAACGAAATTAAAACTCAGGTAGTTGTATTAGGATCAGGCCCTGCAGGCTATTCAGCAGCATTCCGTGCAGCTGATTTAGGTTTAGATGCCATTATCGTTGAACGTTTTAGCACCCTAGGTGGTGTATGTTTGAACGTAGGTTGTATCCCATCTAAAGCATTACTACACATTGCTAAAGTGATTGAAGAAGCTAAATCAGCTGCGAGTCACGGTGTAGTATTTGGTGAGCCAACAATCGATTTAGAAAAATTACGCGGTTTTAAAGACAAAGTTGTTGGTCAGTTAACGGGCGGATTAGGCGGAATGTCTAAAATGCGTAAAGTTAACGTGGTTAACGGTTTTGGTAAGTTCACTGGCCCTAATAGCCTAGAAGTGACTGCTGAAGACGGTACTGTTACCGTGGTTCAGTTTGAGCAAGCTATTATCGCGGCAGGATCTCGTCCAATTAAACTGCCATTTATTCCGCATGACGATCCACGTATTTGGGATTCGACTGACGCACTTGAATTGAAAGAAGTACCAGGCAAGTTATTGGTAATGGGCGGCGGTATTATTGGCCTAGAAATGGGTACTGTGTATTCATCTTTAGGCAGTGAAATTGACGTGGTTGAAATGTTCGACCAAGTTATCCCTGCTGCAGATAAAGACGTTGTTCGCGTATTCACTAAACAAATTAAGAAGAAGTTTAACCTTATTCTTGAAACTAAAGTGACAGCTGTTGAAGCTAAAGAAGACGGTATCTATGTCACAATGGAAGGCAAGAAAGCACCTGCTGAACCCGTTCGTTACGATGCCGTATTAGTGGCAATTGGTCGCTCACCTAATGGTAAGTTAATTGCTGCTGAAAAAGCCGGTGTAAATGTTGATGAGCGTGGCTTTATCAATGTAGACAAACAATTACGTACCAATGTGCCACACATTTACGCAATTGGTGACATCGTTGGTCAACCAATGTTAGCTCACAAAGGTGTGCATGAAGGTCACGTAGCGGCTGAAGTGATTGCAGGTATGAAGCATTACTTTGACCCTAAAGTGATTCCATCGATTGCTTATACTGATCCAGAAGTAGCATGGGTTGGTCTAACTGAGAAAGAAGCCAAAGAGCAAGGTATTGCTTTTGAAACGTCTACTTTCCCTTGGGCTGCTAGCGGCCGTGCAATTGCATCAGATTGCAGTGAAGGTATGACCAAGTTAATATTCGACAAAGAGACTCATCGTATTATCGGTGGTGCGGTTGTTGGTGTTAACGGTGGTGAATTATTAGGTGAAATTGGCCTAGCGATTGAAATGGGTTGTGATGCTGAAGACTTAGCATTAACGATTCATGCTCACCCAACCTTACATGAATCAGTTGGTTTAGCAGCTGAAATGTATGAAGGTTCAATTACTGATTTACCTAACCCTAAAGCGGTTAAGAAGAAGTAA
- the aceF gene encoding pyruvate dehydrogenase complex dihydrolipoyllysine-residue acetyltransferase translates to MAELKEVLVPNIDTDAVQVIEICAAVGDFLEKEASIITVESDKATMDIPAPFAGTLAELKIAVGDTVSEGTLIAMMSVAVAAPAKADVAAPAPKAEAPVAQAAAPAPVTPVAAPSAGASEVIEVKVPDIGGDTDVSVIEVLVAVGDSIDVDTGLITLETDKATMDVPSPKAGVVKSVKVAVGDKVSEGSLVITLEVAGSEPVAPAVSAPQATAPEAQAAAPQAAAPVSQAMAAVTTSQVQEIHVPDIGDANDVDVIEVLVAVGDEITADQGLITLETDKATMEVPAPFAGKLVSLTVNVGDKVSQGSLIATIETTSAAPAQAAPVQTESAPVAPAPTIAASRPSTPPVPYHPSAAAPKSTGVAYASPSVRRLAREFGVDLTKVTGTGRKARILKEDVQAFVKYELSRPKATAATAVAGGAGGLSVIAAPKVDFSKFGEVEEVPLSRIQKISGPNLHRNWVTIPHVTQFDEADITEMEAFRKQQNELAAKKKADYKITPLVFMMKAVAKALAEFPVFNSSLSSDGESLIQKKYFHIGVAVDTPNGLMVPVVRDVDKKGIVELSRELTDISIRARDGKLKSADMQGSCFTISSLGGIGGTAFTPIVNYPDVAILGVSKSEIKPKWNGKEFEPKLMLPLSLSYDHRVIDGAMAARFSVTLSAILSDIRTMIL, encoded by the coding sequence ATGGCTGAATTAAAAGAAGTTTTGGTTCCTAATATCGATACTGATGCTGTACAAGTTATTGAAATTTGTGCTGCAGTGGGTGATTTTCTTGAGAAAGAAGCGTCAATCATTACAGTTGAAAGTGATAAGGCAACCATGGACATTCCAGCACCTTTTGCTGGTACCTTGGCAGAATTAAAAATTGCTGTGGGTGATACAGTGTCAGAAGGCACGTTAATTGCGATGATGAGTGTTGCTGTTGCCGCGCCTGCCAAAGCAGACGTTGCAGCACCAGCGCCTAAAGCTGAAGCGCCAGTCGCACAAGCTGCGGCTCCTGCACCAGTGACGCCTGTTGCCGCACCAAGTGCTGGTGCCTCTGAAGTGATTGAAGTGAAAGTGCCAGATATTGGCGGTGATACAGATGTGTCTGTCATCGAAGTGTTGGTTGCTGTAGGTGATAGCATTGATGTTGATACAGGTTTAATTACCTTAGAAACAGACAAAGCCACCATGGACGTACCGTCACCTAAAGCGGGTGTGGTTAAATCAGTGAAAGTGGCCGTTGGCGACAAAGTATCTGAAGGTTCATTAGTTATTACGCTAGAAGTTGCTGGTTCTGAACCAGTAGCACCAGCAGTGTCAGCGCCACAAGCAACAGCACCGGAAGCTCAAGCCGCTGCACCTCAGGCTGCGGCTCCTGTTTCTCAAGCAATGGCAGCCGTAACAACAAGCCAAGTACAAGAAATTCATGTACCTGATATTGGCGACGCTAATGATGTCGATGTTATTGAAGTGCTGGTTGCTGTTGGTGATGAAATCACCGCAGATCAAGGTTTAATTACCCTTGAAACTGACAAAGCGACCATGGAAGTACCAGCACCATTTGCTGGTAAGTTAGTGTCGTTAACGGTTAACGTGGGCGATAAAGTGTCTCAAGGTAGCTTAATTGCGACTATTGAAACGACTAGTGCCGCACCTGCTCAAGCTGCTCCTGTTCAAACTGAGTCTGCTCCAGTAGCGCCTGCACCAACAATAGCTGCCAGTCGTCCATCGACTCCGCCGGTACCGTATCACCCTAGTGCTGCGGCACCTAAGTCTACCGGAGTTGCTTACGCATCGCCTTCTGTGCGCCGTTTAGCGCGTGAATTTGGCGTGGATTTAACCAAGGTTACTGGTACTGGACGTAAAGCGCGGATTTTGAAAGAAGACGTGCAAGCATTTGTGAAATATGAGTTGTCACGCCCTAAAGCGACAGCTGCTACGGCGGTTGCTGGTGGTGCAGGTGGCTTAAGTGTGATTGCTGCTCCTAAAGTTGATTTCAGTAAGTTTGGTGAAGTGGAAGAAGTACCACTAAGTCGTATCCAGAAAATTTCTGGACCTAACTTACATCGTAACTGGGTAACGATTCCGCATGTTACCCAGTTCGACGAAGCTGATATTACTGAGATGGAAGCCTTCCGTAAGCAGCAAAATGAGCTTGCAGCGAAGAAGAAAGCAGATTACAAAATCACGCCTCTGGTGTTTATGATGAAAGCTGTCGCGAAAGCATTGGCTGAGTTCCCTGTGTTTAACTCAAGCTTAAGCAGTGATGGTGAGTCGCTGATTCAGAAGAAGTACTTCCACATTGGTGTGGCTGTTGATACGCCTAATGGCCTAATGGTTCCGGTTGTACGTGACGTTGATAAAAAAGGCATTGTTGAATTGTCGCGTGAATTAACTGACATTTCGATCCGTGCTCGTGACGGCAAGTTAAAGTCGGCTGATATGCAAGGCAGCTGTTTTACGATTTCAAGTTTAGGTGGCATTGGCGGTACGGCATTTACGCCGATTGTTAATTACCCTGATGTGGCGATTTTAGGTGTGTCTAAATCTGAAATTAAGCCTAAGTGGAATGGCAAAGAGTTTGAGCCTAAATTAATGTTGCCATTGTCATTATCATACGACCATCGTGTGATTGATGGTGCAATGGCCGCACGCTTTAGTGTGACATTGTCAGCCATCTTATCTGACATTCGTACCATGATATTGTAA